From Zavarzinella sp., one genomic window encodes:
- a CDS encoding ABC transporter ATP-binding protein — protein sequence MASKDTHVRLEDVHLHFHVASKTSLKEYVLKGLFLKRASSTRDVHVIRGVSLDLREGDRLGIIGHNGAGKSTLLKLIAGVYPPSAGVRDVRGKICSLFEINLGFEYEATGWENIRYRGYLQGETPSTISSKISEIADFAELGNFMDIPIKYYSAGMMMRLAFGIASSVHPEILLIDEVLAVGDLQFQQKAKAKMQGLMDEAGLMVLISHDLITVKDLCNKVIWMEQGKVKMCGEPEEVTAAYLRESTAHPTPVGAYQEPVAVAQDGTPPPAETL from the coding sequence ATGGCTAGCAAAGATACCCACGTGCGGCTGGAAGATGTTCACCTGCATTTTCATGTGGCAAGCAAAACTTCGCTGAAGGAATATGTGCTGAAGGGCCTGTTTCTGAAACGAGCCAGCAGCACTCGCGACGTCCACGTGATCCGTGGGGTGTCGCTCGATCTGCGGGAAGGCGATCGGCTGGGAATTATTGGGCACAACGGTGCGGGCAAAAGCACCCTGTTGAAACTCATTGCGGGCGTTTACCCACCCTCTGCCGGTGTGCGGGATGTGCGGGGCAAAATCTGTTCCCTGTTTGAAATTAACCTGGGCTTTGAATACGAGGCCACCGGCTGGGAAAATATTCGCTACCGTGGCTATCTGCAGGGCGAAACCCCCAGCACCATCAGCAGTAAAATCTCTGAAATTGCCGACTTCGCCGAACTGGGCAATTTCATGGATATCCCCATCAAATATTATTCCGCAGGGATGATGATGCGGCTGGCGTTTGGTATCGCCTCGTCGGTGCACCCGGAAATTCTGCTGATTGATGAAGTTCTGGCGGTGGGGGATTTGCAGTTTCAGCAAAAAGCGAAGGCCAAAATGCAGGGCCTGATGGATGAAGCGGGCCTGATGGTGTTGATTTCCCACGACCTGATTACCGTGAAAGACCTGTGTAACAAAGTAATCTGGATGGAGCAGGGCAAAGTAAAGATGTGTGGGGAACCGGAAGAAGTGACGGCTGCCTACCTTCGCGAATCAACTGCCCACCCTACTCCAGTGGGGGCGTATCAGGAACCAGTCGCGGTTGCCCAGGATGGTACCCCACCACCTGCGGAAACTCTTTGA
- a CDS encoding putative metallopeptidase gives MSGQKASEDRNWPTWADVPLLAIRQTGVRTQHQLFRSGKQPKILKESFDYSAWVRSLALICCTHVPALYHIDPTRIIFGITRTRQRTAHGIMARLIPLRGEEGSPYLWKKEQRYRYPTWEIGKVRILYLLEVYLPRFQNMPALQQLATVVHELYHVGPAFDGDFRRFGKKGHHAGNVDSFHQTMVQWAHQYLNDLPEISNDPHLNQDWKALIKEFPQVVGYHPGQPRLVPDTPPLE, from the coding sequence ATGAGTGGGCAGAAAGCATCGGAAGATCGAAACTGGCCCACGTGGGCAGATGTGCCACTGCTGGCGATTCGTCAAACAGGGGTGCGGACGCAGCACCAACTGTTTCGTTCGGGAAAACAGCCCAAAATACTCAAAGAATCATTTGATTATTCTGCGTGGGTGCGATCACTGGCACTGATCTGCTGCACGCACGTGCCAGCGTTGTACCATATCGATCCCACACGAATCATTTTTGGGATTACCCGCACACGACAGCGAACTGCCCACGGAATTATGGCACGTCTGATTCCGCTGCGTGGGGAAGAAGGCTCCCCTTATCTGTGGAAAAAAGAGCAACGCTATCGATACCCTACCTGGGAGATAGGGAAAGTAAGGATTCTCTATTTGCTGGAAGTGTACTTACCACGTTTTCAGAATATGCCCGCATTGCAGCAACTGGCAACTGTGGTGCACGAACTGTACCACGTGGGGCCAGCCTTTGATGGAGATTTTCGCAGATTTGGGAAAAAGGGCCACCACGCGGGCAATGTGGATTCGTTCCACCAGACGATGGTACAGTGGGCACATCAATATTTGAATGATCTGCCGGAAATCAGCAACGATCCCCATCTGAATCAGGATTGGAAAGCACTGATCAAAGAGTTTCCGCAGGTGGTGGGGTACCATCCTGGGCAACCGCGACTGGTTCCTGATACGCCCCCACTGGAGTAG
- a CDS encoding serine hydrolase domain-containing protein: MNLNPLSKSMALVAFFACFTQISNAKEPFTCPKAEEIIEEAIRAQKFPGAVLLVLNQGVVYRKAFGNKQLQPEKQPMTVATIFDCASLTKPVATTTCIFHLWEQGKLQLTDPVAKYWPEIAANGKEKLTIAHLLQHRSGLIADNSLADYAGGKEAALRKIAALPLRTPLGEKMVYSDVGFIVLGHLVERLSGKNLADYFQKTVAQPLKLENTHFLVPENLRVQCAPTAQRNQQWIRGEVHDPRAWAMGGIAGHAGLFSTADDMATFVQAIFTGKILKSTTWEAMLEPKSQVFGRAYGWDVSSAYSSQSGTAFEKKSGFGHTGFTGTSIWVDRPTKSAVILLTNRVHMPQSGSINTVRAEVATEIAKTIKQMSK; this comes from the coding sequence ATGAATCTGAACCCGCTTTCCAAGTCGATGGCCCTGGTGGCATTTTTTGCCTGTTTTACCCAAATTAGCAATGCAAAAGAGCCATTCACCTGCCCAAAGGCAGAGGAGATTATCGAAGAGGCGATTCGAGCCCAGAAGTTCCCCGGTGCGGTGCTGCTGGTGTTGAATCAGGGGGTGGTTTACCGTAAAGCCTTTGGAAATAAGCAGTTGCAGCCAGAAAAGCAACCGATGACCGTGGCTACCATCTTCGATTGTGCATCGCTGACCAAGCCCGTTGCTACCACGACCTGCATTTTTCATCTGTGGGAACAAGGGAAGTTGCAATTAACCGATCCGGTGGCCAAATATTGGCCAGAAATTGCTGCCAACGGCAAAGAAAAATTAACAATTGCTCATTTATTGCAGCACCGCAGTGGGCTGATTGCCGACAATTCGCTGGCAGATTATGCAGGTGGGAAGGAAGCCGCACTTCGAAAGATTGCCGCACTGCCACTGCGAACCCCACTGGGCGAAAAAATGGTCTACAGCGACGTTGGGTTTATCGTACTGGGCCACTTGGTGGAACGACTCAGTGGGAAAAATCTGGCAGACTACTTCCAAAAGACCGTGGCACAGCCATTAAAATTAGAAAATACTCATTTTCTGGTGCCAGAAAATCTACGTGTGCAATGTGCCCCCACCGCACAGCGAAATCAACAATGGATTCGTGGTGAGGTTCATGACCCACGTGCCTGGGCAATGGGTGGGATTGCAGGCCATGCGGGCTTGTTCAGCACCGCAGACGACATGGCGACATTTGTGCAGGCGATTTTCACTGGTAAGATCCTGAAATCCACCACCTGGGAGGCAATGCTGGAACCAAAAAGCCAGGTTTTTGGTCGTGCCTATGGCTGGGACGTTTCTTCGGCATATTCTTCCCAAAGTGGGACGGCGTTTGAAAAGAAAAGCGGCTTCGGGCACACCGGCTTTACCGGAACCAGCATCTGGGTAGATCGGCCGACGAAATCTGCGGTCATCCTGCTGACGAACCGTGTGCATATGCCCCAAAGTGGTTCGATCAACACCGTGCGTGCCGAAGTGGCAACGGAAATTGCCAAGACAATCAAGCAAATGTCAAAGTGA
- the cysS gene encoding cysteine--tRNA ligase: protein MPLQIYNTLERTKKPLAKAPGEKVTMYVCGPTVYKPSHIGHMVGPVIFDTVKRYLQYLGYPVEWVVNITDVDDKLIAAAEKQNTTVAELAERMTADYFKCLQQLNVTGIDQFPRATEYIDNMTEVIGKLIATDFAYPADGDVYFNVAQDTDYGKLCGFDPEELEAGSRIEVGTRKKNPGDFALWKCAKPGEPAWDSPWGKGRPGWHIECTCMAMKLLGETIDIHGGGLDLRFPHHENELAQSESVSGKPFARIWMHNGLLKTGKSKMAGSVGNVLNVADALQHVSGEVLRFFMLQTHYRSPIDLGEWEPGKPDAGPIPPGLVSARKGYDTFVRFAERYQRIIGTSFYDLQPATTAAEREKLPLPDGLKEHYVRFREVMDDDFNTGGGTATMFELVTSLNAMADANKLEDPANRSAVALEEFHQGSILLKEFGNLLGIFQHAPEAASIGGGDQLVSGLMDLLIELRNNLRTLAKGITDKTDPTRKGLFDQTDIIRKRLAEIGVTLEDRTGGTTWRIEG from the coding sequence ATGCCACTGCAGATTTACAACACGTTGGAACGGACAAAAAAGCCTCTGGCGAAAGCACCAGGCGAAAAAGTAACGATGTATGTCTGCGGTCCCACGGTTTACAAACCCAGCCACATCGGCCATATGGTGGGCCCGGTGATTTTTGACACCGTGAAACGCTACCTGCAATACCTGGGCTATCCCGTAGAGTGGGTGGTCAATATCACCGATGTCGACGACAAACTGATTGCCGCAGCCGAGAAGCAGAATACCACCGTGGCAGAACTGGCGGAACGGATGACGGCCGACTACTTCAAATGCCTGCAACAACTGAACGTGACAGGCATCGATCAGTTCCCACGGGCGACGGAATATATCGACAACATGACGGAAGTGATCGGCAAGCTGATTGCGACCGATTTTGCGTACCCCGCTGATGGCGATGTCTATTTCAACGTGGCACAGGATACCGATTACGGCAAACTGTGCGGCTTTGATCCCGAAGAACTGGAAGCGGGCAGCCGCATCGAAGTGGGCACCCGCAAGAAGAATCCGGGCGATTTCGCCTTGTGGAAATGTGCCAAACCGGGCGAGCCCGCCTGGGACAGTCCGTGGGGCAAAGGCCGACCGGGCTGGCACATCGAATGTACCTGCATGGCGATGAAACTGCTGGGCGAAACAATCGACATCCATGGGGGTGGTCTGGATTTGCGTTTCCCCCACCACGAAAACGAGCTGGCTCAGTCGGAAAGCGTTAGTGGCAAACCATTTGCGCGAATCTGGATGCACAACGGCCTGCTGAAAACCGGCAAATCGAAAATGGCAGGGTCCGTGGGGAACGTGCTGAACGTGGCGGACGCTCTCCAGCACGTTTCGGGCGAAGTGCTGCGGTTTTTCATGCTGCAGACGCACTACCGCTCTCCCATTGACCTGGGTGAGTGGGAACCCGGCAAACCCGACGCCGGACCGATCCCACCTGGGCTGGTCTCCGCACGCAAAGGTTACGATACCTTTGTTCGTTTTGCTGAACGCTACCAGCGAATTATCGGAACCAGCTTCTACGACCTGCAACCAGCGACCACCGCGGCAGAACGGGAGAAACTGCCACTGCCGGACGGACTGAAAGAGCATTATGTGCGGTTTCGGGAAGTGATGGACGACGATTTCAACACCGGTGGGGGCACTGCCACAATGTTTGAGCTGGTGACATCACTCAATGCCATGGCCGATGCAAACAAACTGGAAGACCCAGCAAATCGTTCTGCTGTCGCACTGGAAGAATTTCATCAGGGGTCGATACTGCTGAAAGAATTCGGCAACCTGCTGGGCATTTTCCAGCACGCACCCGAAGCGGCCAGCATTGGCGGTGGGGATCAGTTGGTCTCTGGCCTGATGGATCTGCTGATTGAACTGCGGAACAACCTCCGCACGTTGGCAAAGGGGATTACGGATAAAACCGACCCCACCCGCAAGGGACTGTTTGACCAGACCGACATCATCCGCAAGCGACTTGCAGAGATCGGCGTGACACTGGAAGACCGCACCGGCGGCACCACCTGGCGCATTGAAGGGTAA
- a CDS encoding cadherin domain-containing protein — protein MSNISARLSLLPLEDRSLPATFTIDHGVLQQSYGLNDMHGGLPATYQIAISNPIFDLKQQLGLTQPELVNAQNIRGAGEKYFLSSNGSNAANGGYYLLFDTNRLYAWRGNIRATLNATPVADFNANPFSQSESNDIYKNPAILTGATQVPTVTQTSLLAEISDRLGLKQTATYFNYFGANEKFLISSNGSNPTGFNYFMLLPTNQLVRYNGVSLASSPLEVDFNLLGVGNVYQNPGLLTNAQHSTVPGVSAQVVGQQLVVDFHPSFARNVSIQVTATRNGIQQSRTFDLQVENQRPTITGTTAVEFGPGQEVINLQPTVTDPNGDNLLRQFTGVVQTPAPLFELKTRLGLTNPPYAYNFFGQQEFWFESTNGSNAANGGYYVIANDNALYAFDGVTFVSTVQASNRVADFDEAPYNNPTVRLNPQQLYRAVNPVAATTYVNTGPLYDVKMRFGLTAPPYAFNFFGRQEFFFAATNNSNPVGGNYYFLMPDSKLYAWDGLSINTSLQLPAVADLAGTGAYSNPASIATSRPTVVRDPLFEAKDRFGLTRAPFAFSFRGEQEWYFLSTNGSNAAGGGYYVLMPNGDLKAWNGVGITSSPVVASLGSAAHNNPALIYGTSGMAPAATFSRNPETGVVTFELHPAVKQRLELKVLVNDGATEGRLAMRAIFNPNYQNQAPLLNNQTFNVPENSPVDTVIGRVDAIDPDTKAWTFDIISGNADGKVAIDATTGVLTVANPALFDHETLPSFQLTVRANEVVGGKSDTGIITINVTDVNEPPVFSQPTYNFNVNENATNNTVVGTVSATDPEGTALTYAITAGNSDGAFAINATTGQITVANGTLLNFEALTQRNLTVSATDTASLVGTASVVIAINNVNEPPVMANQTFSVPENSAVNTLVGTVLASDPESAPLTFTMITTGTPFVINSSNGQIRVNSAVLNHEVTPTYNVVVRVSEGTLTTDATMTINVTNVNESPVFSQPTYSFSVNENSVNNTVVGSVSATDPEGTGITYAFTTGNSDGAFSINSSTGQIRVANGTLLNFEALTQRNLTVSATDATSQVGTASVMIAINNVNEPPVMANQTFSVSENSAVNTLVGTVLASDPESAPLTFTMITTGTPFVINSSNGQIRVNSAVLNFETAPTYSVVVRVSDGTLTTDATMTINLTNVNEAPVFSQETYNFSVNENSANNTVVGSVSATDPEGSGITYAITTGNSDGAFSINSSTGQIRVANGTLLNFEALTQRNLTVSATDATSLVGTASVVIVINNVNEAPTLQSATFIHADNSTTVGMLTATDPDVGASLTFTEVSGDPNDVFMISSNGTVTYNTSHNLANQSIFTLRARVSDGSLSSEADIRIVLIDQSEIARLIGYLKNSQLNSGAINMVEIDANNPNASIWIAPYFANHSMMAMLAYHEWTQDADALQVAADWLRWQIQNQEEDGYWLDYVGTVANPTIRLYTPIEGDEANAAQYPIYMDAMDSSAALFLQFVDRFIRAGGYDELTTQEQADLLIAINRSYNLLLELTDETDGLAWGHTAEWVTYINTHPKTIPARMIDQFKYFMDNDEVLNGLAAVANTFQELGNQVQSADALQRANRVKLGLSGYWNSAGQYYNWALNRNGVYSTGFSDYYPHYLVQLFAVAGIDPSLSLFNKVDTVANPPSNYLDIGTERWLMAASRLSDSLHQQWINTMYTDLTSVNGTYYGYRAGLSILALLEGAGWMPANQLPD, from the coding sequence ATGTCCAACATTTCTGCCCGACTTTCCCTGCTACCATTGGAAGACCGCAGTCTCCCCGCGACATTCACCATCGATCATGGTGTGCTGCAGCAATCGTATGGTCTTAACGATATGCATGGCGGGTTGCCAGCGACTTACCAGATTGCCATCAGTAACCCAATTTTTGACTTGAAACAGCAATTGGGACTGACGCAACCGGAACTGGTGAACGCACAGAACATCCGCGGTGCGGGGGAAAAGTATTTTCTTTCGAGCAACGGCAGCAATGCAGCCAACGGTGGCTACTACCTGCTGTTTGACACCAATCGCCTGTATGCCTGGCGGGGCAACATTCGTGCGACGCTGAATGCCACACCCGTGGCTGATTTTAACGCGAATCCGTTTTCACAATCCGAATCGAACGATATCTACAAGAATCCAGCAATTCTAACGGGTGCCACGCAGGTGCCCACGGTTACGCAAACGAGTCTGCTTGCAGAAATCAGCGATCGGCTGGGGCTGAAGCAGACCGCTACTTACTTCAATTATTTTGGAGCTAATGAGAAGTTTCTCATTAGCTCCAATGGCAGCAATCCCACTGGTTTCAACTACTTTATGCTGCTGCCCACCAATCAGTTGGTGCGGTACAATGGCGTTTCGCTGGCCAGCAGCCCACTGGAAGTAGATTTCAATCTGCTTGGTGTGGGGAATGTTTATCAGAACCCCGGCCTGCTCACCAACGCCCAGCACAGTACTGTGCCCGGCGTTTCTGCTCAGGTGGTGGGTCAGCAACTGGTAGTCGATTTTCATCCCTCGTTTGCCCGCAATGTCAGCATTCAAGTGACTGCCACGCGAAATGGCATTCAGCAGAGCCGCACCTTCGACCTGCAGGTGGAAAATCAACGCCCCACCATCACAGGCACGACAGCAGTTGAATTCGGGCCTGGGCAGGAAGTGATTAACCTACAGCCCACCGTAACCGATCCGAACGGGGATAATCTGTTGCGGCAGTTCACTGGTGTGGTGCAGACACCCGCACCCCTGTTCGAACTGAAAACCAGGCTGGGGCTGACGAATCCACCATACGCTTATAACTTTTTTGGCCAGCAGGAGTTCTGGTTTGAAAGCACCAACGGCAGCAATGCAGCCAACGGTGGTTATTATGTGATCGCGAATGACAACGCTTTGTATGCTTTCGATGGAGTGACGTTCGTCAGCACCGTTCAGGCTTCCAATCGTGTAGCAGATTTCGATGAAGCCCCGTACAACAATCCCACGGTTCGCTTGAATCCTCAGCAGTTGTACCGTGCAGTAAATCCAGTTGCAGCAACTACTTACGTTAACACTGGCCCATTGTACGATGTGAAAATGCGGTTCGGGCTTACCGCACCACCGTATGCGTTTAACTTTTTTGGCAGGCAGGAATTTTTCTTTGCTGCTACCAATAATTCGAACCCTGTCGGTGGGAATTACTACTTCCTGATGCCGGACAGCAAGCTCTATGCGTGGGATGGCCTGTCGATTAACACATCGCTGCAACTTCCTGCGGTAGCGGATCTTGCGGGCACGGGTGCGTACAGTAACCCTGCGTCAATTGCCACTTCCCGCCCCACCGTGGTGCGAGATCCCTTATTTGAAGCGAAAGATCGTTTCGGCCTGACACGAGCCCCCTTTGCTTTCAGTTTCCGTGGTGAACAGGAATGGTACTTCCTCAGCACCAACGGCAGCAATGCAGCGGGGGGTGGATATTACGTTTTGATGCCGAATGGCGACCTCAAAGCCTGGAACGGCGTTGGGATTACCAGCAGTCCCGTCGTGGCTTCGCTGGGCAGTGCCGCCCACAATAACCCGGCGTTGATTTACGGCACCAGTGGCATGGCACCCGCCGCCACGTTTTCCAGAAATCCAGAAACGGGCGTGGTGACATTTGAACTTCACCCCGCGGTGAAACAACGACTGGAATTGAAAGTTCTGGTAAACGATGGTGCCACTGAAGGCCGATTGGCAATGCGGGCGATTTTCAACCCCAACTACCAGAATCAGGCCCCACTGTTAAACAACCAGACATTCAATGTGCCGGAAAATTCGCCTGTGGATACGGTGATCGGTCGGGTGGATGCGATCGATCCGGATACCAAAGCCTGGACGTTCGACATTATTAGTGGGAATGCTGATGGCAAAGTAGCAATTGATGCCACCACGGGTGTGCTGACGGTTGCCAACCCGGCACTGTTTGACCATGAAACGCTACCCAGCTTCCAGTTGACTGTACGTGCCAACGAAGTTGTTGGCGGTAAAAGCGATACAGGCATCATCACCATCAATGTGACCGATGTGAATGAGCCACCGGTATTCAGCCAGCCCACGTACAACTTTAATGTGAATGAAAACGCCACTAACAATACCGTTGTAGGTACAGTTTCTGCCACCGATCCGGAAGGCACCGCGCTGACATATGCCATTACCGCAGGTAACAGCGACGGGGCATTTGCAATCAATGCCACCACGGGCCAGATTACTGTCGCCAATGGTACGCTGCTGAACTTTGAGGCTCTGACACAGCGAAATCTGACCGTCAGCGCCACCGATACCGCGAGCCTGGTTGGCACTGCTTCAGTGGTGATTGCAATTAATAATGTGAACGAACCACCAGTGATGGCGAATCAGACCTTCAGTGTGCCGGAAAATAGTGCCGTGAACACACTCGTGGGTACGGTGCTTGCCAGCGATCCGGAAAGTGCCCCACTGACTTTTACGATGATCACCACCGGTACGCCGTTTGTGATCAATTCGAGCAATGGCCAGATTCGTGTGAACTCTGCGGTGCTGAACCACGAAGTGACCCCCACGTACAACGTGGTGGTGCGGGTATCAGAAGGAACTCTCACGACCGATGCCACAATGACGATCAACGTCACCAATGTCAACGAGTCACCGGTCTTCAGCCAGCCCACGTACAGCTTCAGTGTCAATGAAAACTCGGTGAACAATACTGTTGTTGGTTCAGTTTCGGCTACGGATCCGGAAGGTACTGGCATTACTTATGCATTTACCACAGGCAACAGTGACGGTGCGTTTTCAATCAACAGCTCTACAGGGCAGATTCGTGTTGCGAATGGTACGCTGCTGAACTTTGAGGCTCTGACACAGCGAAATCTGACAGTCAGTGCCACCGATGCAACGAGTCAGGTCGGCACTGCTTCTGTGATGATTGCAATTAATAATGTGAACGAACCACCTGTGATGGCGAATCAGACCTTCAGTGTGTCTGAAAATAGTGCCGTGAACACGCTCGTGGGAACGGTGCTTGCCAGCGATCCGGAAAGTGCCCCACTGACCTTTACGATGATCACCACCGGTACGCCGTTTGTGATTAATTCGAGCAATGGCCAGATTCGTGTGAATTCTGCCGTTCTTAACTTTGAAACCGCACCCACGTACAGCGTGGTGGTGCGGGTATCAGACGGAACTCTCACGACCGATGCCACAATGACGATCAATTTGACGAATGTGAACGAAGCCCCGGTCTTCAGCCAGGAAACGTACAACTTCAGTGTTAATGAAAACTCGGCGAACAATACTGTTGTTGGTTCAGTTTCGGCTACGGATCCGGAAGGTAGTGGCATTACTTATGCAATTACCACCGGTAACAGTGACGGTGCGTTTTCAATCAACAGCTCTACAGGGCAGATTCGTGTTGCGAATGGTACGCTGCTGAACTTTGAGGCTCTGACACAGCGAAATCTGACCGTCAGTGCCACGGATGCAACGAGTCTGGTTGGTACCGCTTCGGTCGTGATTGTCATTAATAATGTGAACGAAGCCCCCACGCTTCAGTCAGCAACGTTTATACATGCAGACAATTCGACTACGGTAGGGATGCTAACAGCAACAGATCCGGATGTTGGTGCATCGCTAACGTTTACAGAAGTGAGTGGAGATCCGAACGATGTGTTCATGATTTCATCCAATGGAACTGTTACTTACAATACTAGTCACAATCTTGCTAATCAATCGATCTTCACATTGCGTGCAAGAGTAAGCGATGGTTCTCTCTCTTCAGAGGCGGACATTCGGATTGTTTTGATTGATCAAAGTGAGATTGCACGTTTAATTGGTTACTTGAAGAATAGCCAGCTAAACAGTGGTGCAATCAACATGGTCGAAATTGATGCAAATAATCCAAATGCTTCCATTTGGATTGCACCTTATTTTGCCAATCACTCGATGATGGCGATGCTTGCGTACCACGAATGGACACAAGATGCAGATGCACTGCAGGTTGCTGCAGACTGGTTACGTTGGCAGATCCAGAATCAGGAAGAAGATGGATATTGGCTGGATTACGTTGGCACAGTTGCCAATCCAACAATTCGACTTTATACGCCTATCGAAGGTGATGAGGCAAACGCTGCACAATACCCGATCTACATGGATGCAATGGATAGTTCTGCAGCATTGTTTCTGCAATTTGTGGACCGTTTTATCCGTGCAGGTGGCTATGACGAACTGACTACGCAAGAACAGGCAGATCTACTAATTGCAATCAATCGTAGTTATAACTTGCTACTTGAACTGACAGATGAAACCGATGGACTGGCATGGGGGCATACTGCCGAATGGGTCACTTACATCAATACCCATCCGAAAACAATACCTGCTCGAATGATTGATCAGTTTAAATATTTCATGGATAATGATGAAGTACTGAATGGCTTAGCTGCCGTCGCCAATACATTTCAGGAACTAGGAAACCAAGTCCAAAGTGCAGATGCACTGCAGCGTGCGAACCGTGTGAAACTTGGCCTTAGTGGTTACTGGAACAGTGCTGGGCAATACTACAACTGGGCGTTGAATCGCAATGGCGTTTACTCTACTGGCTTTAGTGATTACTATCCGCATTATTTAGTACAGTTGTTTGCTGTCGCTGGCATCGATCCTAGCTTGAGTTTGTTTAACAAGGTCGATACTGTCGCAAATCCACCAAGTAATTACCTGGATATTGGTACTGAACGCTGGCTGATGGCTGCAAGCAGATTGTCAGATTCTCTGCATCAGCAATGGATCAACACAATGTACACGGACTTGACTTCTGTCAATGGAACTTATTACGGATATCGTGCTGGCCTCTCCATCCTTGCCCTGCTGGAAGGGGCGGGGTGGATGCCGGCGAATCAGCTTCCTGACTGA
- the gatA gene encoding Asp-tRNA(Asn)/Glu-tRNA(Gln) amidotransferase subunit GatA has product MSLIETTATELLKLQASGAASSLDITKAFLAHIDQHETRIQAFMHVDRDGAVAQAEAIDAKRKQGKQLGKLAGVPIAIKDVLCTHGKPTTCSSKMLQNFRPPYNAHVIERLQAEDAVIIGKTNMDEFAMGSSTENSAYHTTRNPWDTDRIPGGSSGGSAAAVAACFAPFSLGTDTGGSIRQPASLCGIVGLKPTYGRVSRYGLIAFASSLDQVGPFTHDIADCALLTEVIAGHDSRDSTCVSQPVPQYSNTFDQPYRNITIGIAKEYFAGGLDAEVELAVRAALQVYAQQGATIKEISLPTSPYAVATYYIVATAEASSNLARYEGMHYGYRTPSAKAEHLDLIQTYSRTRAEGFGKEVQRRIMLGTYVLSSGYYDAYYLKALKVRRLIKNDFDKAFAECDVIIGPTAPSAAFRIGEKTADPLAMYLSDIYTISCNLAGIAGMSIPCGFTSTGLPIGLQLQVQSFEEEKLMRIARMYERETQWHLKRPKLTP; this is encoded by the coding sequence ATGAGTTTAATTGAAACGACCGCGACCGAACTGTTGAAACTGCAAGCCAGTGGTGCTGCCAGTTCACTGGATATTACCAAAGCATTTCTGGCACATATCGACCAGCACGAAACTCGCATTCAGGCGTTTATGCACGTCGACCGCGACGGTGCGGTTGCTCAGGCAGAGGCAATCGATGCCAAACGCAAGCAGGGCAAGCAGTTAGGGAAACTGGCCGGCGTGCCGATCGCCATCAAAGATGTGCTGTGTACCCACGGCAAGCCGACTACCTGTTCCAGCAAAATGCTGCAGAACTTTCGCCCCCCGTACAACGCCCACGTGATTGAACGGTTGCAGGCAGAAGATGCGGTGATTATCGGCAAGACCAACATGGACGAATTCGCCATGGGGTCTTCCACCGAAAACAGTGCCTACCACACCACCCGCAATCCGTGGGATACCGACCGCATCCCAGGTGGTAGCTCTGGTGGGTCTGCCGCAGCCGTCGCGGCCTGTTTCGCACCCTTTTCGCTGGGCACCGATACGGGTGGCTCAATTCGTCAACCTGCCAGCCTCTGTGGTATTGTGGGACTGAAACCCACCTACGGGCGAGTTTCGCGATACGGTCTGATTGCATTTGCCAGTTCGCTCGATCAGGTGGGGCCTTTTACCCACGATATAGCCGATTGTGCCCTGCTTACGGAAGTCATTGCAGGCCACGATTCCCGCGACAGTACGTGCGTCTCGCAACCTGTACCACAATATTCCAATACATTCGATCAACCATATCGCAATATTACAATTGGTATTGCCAAGGAATATTTCGCAGGTGGCCTGGATGCCGAAGTGGAACTTGCCGTGCGAGCAGCCCTGCAGGTATACGCACAGCAGGGTGCGACAATTAAAGAAATCTCACTTCCCACAAGTCCTTACGCAGTAGCCACTTACTACATTGTGGCCACCGCAGAGGCTTCCAGTAACCTGGCACGTTACGAGGGGATGCACTACGGCTATCGAACTCCCAGTGCGAAAGCAGAGCACCTGGATCTGATCCAGACCTACAGCCGCACGCGGGCAGAGGGATTTGGCAAAGAAGTCCAGCGACGCATCATGCTGGGCACCTATGTGCTGTCCAGTGGCTATTACGATGCCTACTATCTGAAAGCCTTGAAGGTGCGTCGGCTGATCAAGAACGATTTTGACAAAGCATTTGCGGAATGCGATGTGATTATTGGCCCCACGGCACCTTCGGCAGCGTTTCGCATTGGGGAAAAAACCGCAGACCCACTGGCGATGTACCTATCCGATATTTACACAATCAGTTGTAATCTGGCAGGGATTGCCGGCATGAGCATTCCGTGCGGCTTCACCAGCACCGGCCTGCCAATTGGCTTGCAATTACAGGTGCAGTCGTTTGAAGAAGAAAAACTCATGCGCATCGCACGGATGTACGAGCGTGAGACTCAGTGGCACCTGAAACGCCCAAAACTAACCCCATGA